From Pseudomonas vanderleydeniana, the proteins below share one genomic window:
- a CDS encoding efflux transporter outer membrane subunit codes for MSPVRPITLLVTASLMAGCAVGPDYQRPALPLSDRYLGQSAEQASAEVPPLLVSWWESFNDPVLTGFVTQALEQNLDLAQAAARVTQARAGLGAANAALLPSGSIDGQAARAYQSVETPLGQVLNSTPGYDRHGSSYELNLNAGWEIDVFGGLRREREAALAEYQASEAGAIATRLAIAAQTADIYIALRGLQARLEIANRQVETQQGLLEKVRLLYGKGLAARYQVQQTEGALAQVQATVPVLQTGLDAAMNALDVMLGTPPGTHRTQLAGTGSIPVVPPINASGTPADLLRRRPDLIVAERRLAASNARIGVAIAEYYPKLSLSALLGSATTVSGGNLFTGGASQSGAVLGLRWRLFDVGRINAQIDQAKGQEAEALAAYRQSVLRATEDVENAFSALVNRSAQATTLAGGEASLTQARQSSFIAYTKGTASLIEVLHADETLLQACDARAQAQTESARAAVAAFKALGGGWHVPETLPVVSR; via the coding sequence ATGTCTCCTGTTCGCCCTATCACGCTTTTGGTGACCGCCAGTTTGATGGCTGGCTGCGCGGTCGGTCCCGACTATCAACGGCCTGCTCTCCCGCTTTCTGATCGTTACCTGGGTCAGTCGGCCGAACAGGCGTCGGCGGAGGTGCCGCCCCTGCTGGTGAGCTGGTGGGAGAGTTTTAACGATCCGGTGTTGACCGGTTTCGTCACCCAGGCGCTGGAACAGAACCTCGATCTGGCACAAGCAGCGGCGCGGGTCACACAGGCACGGGCAGGATTGGGCGCCGCCAATGCGGCCTTGTTGCCCTCGGGAAGCATTGATGGTCAGGCTGCGCGCGCCTATCAATCCGTCGAGACACCACTCGGCCAGGTGTTGAACTCAACGCCTGGCTACGATCGCCATGGAAGCTCCTACGAGCTCAACCTCAATGCAGGCTGGGAGATTGATGTCTTTGGCGGTCTGAGACGCGAGCGCGAAGCCGCACTCGCCGAGTACCAGGCCTCCGAGGCTGGCGCAATCGCCACACGCCTGGCCATTGCGGCGCAAACGGCCGACATCTACATCGCCCTTCGTGGCTTGCAGGCGCGATTGGAGATTGCCAACCGACAAGTCGAAACGCAGCAGGGGCTGCTGGAGAAAGTCCGCCTGCTCTACGGCAAGGGCCTCGCTGCCCGCTATCAGGTTCAACAGACTGAGGGAGCGCTGGCGCAGGTTCAGGCGACCGTACCCGTGCTGCAGACCGGCCTGGATGCCGCCATGAATGCATTGGACGTCATGCTCGGCACTCCGCCAGGTACTCACCGCACGCAACTGGCTGGTACCGGGAGCATTCCTGTTGTGCCGCCGATAAACGCCTCGGGAACACCGGCCGATCTGCTGCGCCGCCGGCCGGATCTGATCGTGGCCGAGCGCCGCCTGGCAGCCTCCAATGCACGCATCGGCGTGGCGATTGCCGAGTACTACCCGAAACTCTCGCTCAGCGCATTGCTCGGTAGCGCAACGACTGTTTCCGGCGGCAACCTGTTCACCGGCGGTGCCAGTCAGTCGGGGGCCGTCCTTGGATTGCGCTGGAGACTCTTTGACGTTGGTCGGATAAACGCGCAAATCGATCAGGCCAAGGGGCAGGAAGCCGAAGCGCTGGCCGCTTATCGTCAGTCGGTGTTACGCGCTACCGAGGATGTCGAGAACGCCTTCTCCGCGCTGGTAAACCGCAGCGCTCAGGCGACCACGCTCGCGGGAGGCGAGGCCTCTCTGACGCAGGCTCGGCAATCCTCTTTTATCGCCTACACAAAAGGCACCGCGAGCCTGATCGAGGTGCTCCACGCCGACGAAACGTTGCTCCAGGCTTGCGATGCCCGTGCGCAAGCGCAGACGGAATCGGCGCGCGCCGCGGTTGCGGCATTCAAAGCGCTCGGCGGGGGCTGGCACGTTCCTGAAACCCTACCGGTTGTGTCGCGATGA